A genomic window from Lotus japonicus ecotype B-129 chromosome 1, LjGifu_v1.2 includes:
- the LOC130739764 gene encoding transcription factor PRE3-like yields MSSRRSRSRQTSSSRNITDDQIHDLVSKLQQLLPEIRERRSDKVSASKVLQETCNYIRSLHREVDDLSERLSELLATTDTAQAAIIRNLLMQ; encoded by the exons ATGTCTAGCAGGAGATCACGTTCAAGGCAAACAAGTAGCTCAAGGAATATCACCGATGATCAGATCCATGATCTTGTCTCCAAGTTGCAACAGCTTCTTCCAGAGATTCGTGAGAGGCGCTCTGACAAG GTTTCAGCATCAAAGGTCTTGCAAGAGACATGCAACTACATTAGAAGCTTACACCGGGAAGTTGATGATCTGAGTGAGCGTTTGTCAGAGCTCTTGGCTACAACAGACACAGCACAGGCTGCAATCATTAGAAACTTGCTTATGCAATAG